One window from the genome of Kaistella carnis encodes:
- the hisB gene encoding bifunctional histidinol-phosphatase/imidazoleglycerol-phosphate dehydratase HisB: MKKVLFIDRDGTIIIETPTDLQVDSLEKLEFYPKVIQNLAKIVKELDYELVMVTNQDGLGTDSFPHEDFKIPQEKMLKTLANENIVFSDILIDNSFKSENSPNRKPRTGLLQKYIYGNYDLKNSFVIGDRKTDVELAKNLGTQSIFISKENFEDAFLTTDNWDEIYQYLKQIPRKAKVNRKTKETEISIELNLDGSGKSNINTGLAFFDHMLEQISKHGNFDLKVLVNGDLQVDEHHTIEDTALVFGTCFEQALGSKKGIERYAFALPMDDCLAQVALDFGGRNWLVWNVDFKREKIGDVPTELFYHFFKSFTDTGKCNLNIQCEGENEHHKIESIFKAFAKVLRDAVKRDDNNFSIPSTKGVL; this comes from the coding sequence ATGAAAAAAGTATTATTCATCGACCGCGACGGAACTATAATTATTGAAACGCCGACAGATTTACAAGTAGATTCTTTAGAAAAATTAGAATTTTATCCAAAAGTGATTCAGAATTTAGCCAAGATTGTGAAAGAACTGGATTACGAATTGGTTATGGTTACGAATCAGGATGGTTTGGGTACGGATTCTTTTCCGCATGAAGATTTCAAAATTCCACAGGAAAAAATGTTGAAGACTTTGGCCAATGAAAATATTGTTTTTTCAGATATTTTAATTGATAATAGTTTTAAATCTGAAAATTCGCCCAACAGAAAACCTCGAACTGGATTGCTTCAAAAATACATCTATGGAAACTATGATCTGAAAAATTCCTTCGTCATTGGAGATCGGAAAACAGATGTAGAACTGGCGAAAAATTTAGGAACACAATCTATTTTCATTTCTAAAGAAAATTTTGAAGATGCGTTTTTAACTACTGATAATTGGGATGAAATTTATCAATATTTAAAGCAGATTCCAAGGAAAGCAAAGGTCAATCGAAAAACAAAAGAAACAGAGATTTCAATTGAACTGAATCTCGACGGAAGCGGAAAATCTAATATCAACACCGGTTTGGCTTTCTTTGATCACATGCTCGAACAGATTTCAAAACACGGAAATTTTGATTTAAAAGTTTTGGTAAATGGCGATCTTCAGGTTGATGAACATCACACGATTGAAGATACGGCTTTGGTTTTCGGAACTTGTTTTGAGCAAGCGTTAGGTTCAAAAAAAGGAATTGAGCGTTATGCTTTTGCTTTACCAATGGACGATTGTTTGGCGCAAGTCGCGCTCGATTTTGGTGGACGTAATTGGTTGGTTTGGAACGTTGATTTTAAAAGAGAAAAAATCGGTGATGTTCCGACTGAATTGTTTTATCATTTCTTTAAATCATTCACAGATACTGGAAAATGTAATCTCAATATTCAATGTGAAGGCGAAAATGAACACCATAAAATTGAATCGATCTTTAAAGCTTTTGCGAAAGTTTTACGAGATGCGGTGAAGCGAGATGACAATAATTTTTCAATTCCAAGTACAAAAGGAGTATTATGA